In one Staphylococcus lutrae genomic region, the following are encoded:
- a CDS encoding RicAFT regulatory complex protein RicA family protein, whose product MNSRENILARARELSTSLQSLETIQAYQRVEAQIHQNQRISQYMAELKANQKQSVNLQNYDKPLAFEQSEAKIEALQKKMNHMPIVNEFKVAQQEANTLLQVVIGTLSSKIGQENFEVEDHKKM is encoded by the coding sequence ATGAACTCACGTGAAAATATTTTAGCGCGTGCTCGTGAATTGAGTACATCGCTTCAATCATTGGAGACCATTCAAGCCTATCAACGTGTCGAAGCACAAATTCATCAAAATCAACGGATTTCCCAATACATGGCGGAGTTAAAAGCGAATCAAAAACAATCCGTCAATCTACAAAATTATGATAAACCTTTGGCATTCGAACAATCAGAAGCAAAAATTGAAGCATTACAAAAGAAAATGAATCATATGCCTATTGTCAATGAATTCAAAGTTGCACAACAGGAAGCGAACACCTTGCTACAAGTGGTGATTGGGACGTTATCGTCAAAAATTGGACAAGAAAACTTTGAGGTTGAGGACCATAAAAAGATGTAA
- the thiW gene encoding energy coupling factor transporter S component ThiW codes for MNTRKLTLTALFIAVNVVLSTVVVIPLGPIKAAPVQHFVNVLSVVILGPWYALVQAFLSSTIRILFGTGTLFAFPGSMIGVLLASLFYYVNRHLFVAAIGEVIGTGIIGSLMCIPLAWLLQIDHFLIKPLMAVFIVSSFIGATMSYILLIILKCRGLLTYLDLEQKHRYRGRNRF; via the coding sequence TTGAACACACGTAAACTAACACTGACCGCGCTCTTTATTGCAGTCAATGTTGTATTAAGCACAGTTGTTGTGATTCCATTAGGACCGATTAAAGCTGCACCTGTTCAACATTTTGTAAATGTATTAAGTGTAGTCATTCTCGGCCCGTGGTACGCCCTTGTGCAAGCATTTTTATCATCAACTATACGTATTTTATTCGGTACGGGAACGCTTTTTGCTTTTCCAGGGAGTATGATTGGCGTATTGCTAGCAAGTTTATTTTACTATGTGAATCGTCATCTTTTCGTTGCGGCTATTGGAGAAGTGATTGGTACAGGTATCATTGGGAGTCTCATGTGTATACCGCTTGCTTGGCTGTTACAAATTGACCATTTTTTAATCAAACCATTGATGGCGGTTTTTATCGTTTCAAGCTTTATCGGTGCGACAATGAGTTATATCTTATTGATTATTTTGAAATGTCGAGGGTTACTGACTTATCTCGATTTAGAACAAAAGCATCGCTATCGTGGAAGAAATCGTTTTTAA
- the mutS gene encoding DNA mismatch repair protein MutS: MANVTPMMKQYMNIKAQHEDALLFFRLGDFYEMFYDDAITASRVLEITLTKRDAKKENPIPMAGVPYHSAEGYIETLIQNGYKVAICEQMEDPRQVKGMVKREVVRVITPGTVMEKGGIDDTQNNYILSFVKDDGYALSYCDVSTGELKVTHFEDESTLINEITTIHPNEIVVTQTLSESLKRQLSVITETITVVKTISEQPYAANDMTHPLMHQAVQIVLDYIYDTQKRDLSHIETAIAYQALDYMKMDFYAKRNLELTESIRLKSKKGTLLWLMDKTKTPMGARRLKQWIDRPLIQQAEISKRHDAVEQFLQYFIERDTLRQYLTEVYDIERLVGRVSFGNVNAKDLVQLKHSIAQIPSIKALLQSIEHASIAHFNALEPLDDLLHLLSESLVDEPPLSVKEGGLFKTGFNEALDQYLDASKNGKQWLAQLQAQERERTGIKSLKISFNKVFGYYIEITRANLSQFNPADYGYERKQTLSNAERFITDELKEKEAIILGAQEKAIELEYQLFVGLREKVKSYTERLQQQAKIISEIDCLQSFAEIAQQYHYVRPQFSEDQTLQLVDSRHPVVERVMDYNDYVPNDCYLDRDQFIYLITGPNMSGKSTYMRQVAIISIMAQMGAFVPCERAILPLFDQIFTRIGAADDLVSGKSTFMVEMLEAQKALKYATANSLIIFDEIGRGTSTYDGLALAQAMIEYVAETSQAKTLFSTHYHELTELDQQLPSLKNVHVAADEYQGELIFLHKVKDGAVANSYGIQVAQLANLPEQVIARAQVILEAFEAHEKTSVSHDDSGDVAQKSNLSTTNQPSGATQFEQPTFDLFVPEVEQSEVELEIKNLNLSQMTPIEALVKLSELQNRLR, from the coding sequence ATGGCAAATGTCACACCAATGATGAAGCAATATATGAATATTAAAGCACAACATGAAGATGCATTATTGTTTTTCAGACTCGGAGATTTTTATGAGATGTTTTACGATGATGCGATTACAGCTTCGCGTGTCCTAGAAATTACGTTGACGAAGCGGGATGCTAAAAAAGAGAATCCTATACCGATGGCAGGTGTTCCTTATCATTCGGCGGAAGGCTATATCGAAACGTTAATTCAAAATGGCTATAAGGTAGCGATATGCGAACAAATGGAAGACCCAAGGCAAGTAAAAGGCATGGTCAAGCGTGAAGTGGTTCGTGTGATCACGCCAGGGACGGTCATGGAAAAAGGTGGGATTGACGATACACAAAATAACTATATTTTAAGTTTTGTGAAGGACGACGGTTATGCATTAAGTTATTGTGATGTATCTACAGGAGAATTAAAAGTCACGCACTTTGAAGATGAAAGTACATTAATTAATGAAATCACGACGATTCATCCCAATGAAATTGTTGTGACACAAACATTATCAGAGTCATTAAAGCGACAACTCAGTGTGATTACTGAGACCATAACGGTAGTTAAAACGATTTCCGAACAGCCATACGCAGCGAATGACATGACCCACCCATTGATGCACCAAGCCGTGCAGATTGTATTAGATTATATTTATGATACGCAAAAAAGAGACTTATCTCATATTGAAACGGCGATTGCGTATCAAGCGCTTGATTATATGAAAATGGATTTTTATGCCAAACGCAATTTGGAATTAACAGAAAGCATCCGACTCAAATCGAAAAAAGGGACATTGCTTTGGTTGATGGATAAGACGAAAACACCAATGGGGGCACGTCGGCTTAAACAGTGGATTGACCGTCCACTCATTCAACAAGCTGAAATTTCAAAACGTCATGATGCAGTGGAACAATTTTTACAATACTTTATTGAACGAGATACGTTGCGACAATATTTGACAGAAGTGTATGACATCGAACGATTAGTTGGACGTGTGAGTTTTGGTAATGTCAATGCGAAAGACTTAGTTCAGCTCAAGCATTCCATTGCACAAATCCCTTCTATAAAGGCATTGTTACAATCCATTGAACATGCGTCTATTGCACATTTTAATGCTTTAGAGCCACTCGATGATTTGCTACATCTATTATCGGAAAGTCTCGTGGATGAGCCGCCACTATCTGTAAAAGAAGGTGGTTTGTTCAAAACAGGATTCAACGAGGCGTTAGATCAATATTTAGATGCTTCAAAAAATGGTAAGCAGTGGCTAGCTCAATTGCAGGCACAAGAACGTGAGCGTACAGGGATAAAGTCATTAAAAATTAGCTTCAACAAAGTATTTGGTTATTATATTGAAATTACACGAGCCAATTTATCCCAGTTTAACCCTGCCGATTATGGTTATGAACGGAAGCAGACCTTATCGAATGCTGAACGTTTTATCACTGATGAATTAAAGGAAAAAGAAGCGATTATTTTAGGCGCACAAGAAAAGGCGATTGAACTTGAATATCAATTATTTGTTGGGCTACGTGAAAAAGTGAAAAGTTATACCGAAAGGCTACAACAACAAGCCAAAATTATTTCGGAAATCGATTGTTTACAAAGTTTTGCGGAAATTGCACAACAATATCACTATGTTCGACCACAGTTTAGCGAAGATCAAACACTTCAGTTAGTTGATTCAAGGCATCCAGTAGTAGAACGCGTAATGGATTATAACGATTATGTCCCAAATGATTGCTACCTCGATCGAGATCAGTTTATTTATTTAATTACTGGACCGAATATGTCAGGGAAATCGACGTATATGCGTCAAGTGGCAATTATTAGCATCATGGCACAAATGGGCGCGTTTGTCCCTTGTGAACGTGCAATTTTGCCGCTGTTTGATCAAATTTTCACACGTATTGGTGCAGCGGACGATCTGGTTTCTGGTAAAAGTACATTTATGGTGGAAATGCTAGAAGCACAAAAAGCATTAAAGTATGCCACTGCGAATAGTTTAATTATCTTTGATGAAATTGGACGTGGGACGTCGACATATGATGGACTTGCCTTAGCTCAAGCGATGATTGAGTATGTTGCTGAAACTTCACAAGCAAAGACGTTGTTTTCTACACATTATCACGAACTCACAGAATTAGATCAACAATTGCCGAGTCTTAAAAATGTACACGTTGCGGCAGATGAATATCAAGGAGAATTGATATTTCTTCACAAAGTTAAAGATGGCGCAGTCGCAAACAGTTACGGCATTCAAGTTGCACAGCTCGCAAATCTGCCAGAACAAGTCATTGCACGGGCACAGGTGATATTGGAAGCATTTGAAGCGCATGAGAAAACCAGTGTGTCACATGACGATAGTGGTGATGTGGCACAAAAATCTAACTTGAGTACAACCAATCAGCCTAGCGGTGCGACGCAATTTGAACAACCGACTTTCGATTTATTTGTACCAGAAGTTGAGCAAAGTGAAGTAGAACTTGAAATTAAAAATTTAAACCTCTCACAAATGACACCCATAGAAGCGTTAGTAAAATTAAGCGAACTTCAAAATAGATTACGATAG
- the mutL gene encoding DNA mismatch repair endonuclease MutL, producing the protein MGKIRRLHASLANKIAAGEVVERPSSVVKELLENSIDAGATEINVEVVESGVTSIRVVDNGSGILPDDLPLTFHRHATSKLIEDDDLFHIRTLGFRGEALASIASVAKVTLQTSTDGVNGYEVYAEEGEILSEKPAKARKGTDIRVESLFYNTPARLKYIKSLYTELGKITDIVNRMAMSHPQIRMSLTNDGKKILQTNGSGRTNEVMAEIYGMKVARDLVRVEGETSDYRISGYVAKPEHSRSNRHYISLFINGRYIKNFLLNKAVQEGYHTLMMIGRYPIVYLNIEMDPILVDVNVHPTKLEVRLSKEDQLFDLIVQKIREAFKDQLLIPQNDLKSKYTPKKVLQQFEQQKMAFNQQQDVASKQDTQAPSSTSTSQLKEMTVEEPRTSFSDSSMDVMPDQQNIRHHHDNDFSIDERRHFSELTGSDSEHLQSVNRHEAEQEDTPQTIEATSRTQSKRRVPYMEVVGQVHGTYIIAQNDQGMYLIDQHAAQERIKYEYYRDKIGEVNNENQSLLIPLTFNFSKDEQLIIEQYRDALKTAGIFLEPFGGHDYIVDSFPVWFPQEDVEGTMRDMIEYVIRHKKIDIAKFREEAAIMMSCKRSIKANHYLKLNEMADLVNQLGEMEDPFTCPHGRPVIIHFTNYELERLFKRIQ; encoded by the coding sequence ATGGGGAAAATTAGACGATTACACGCGTCCTTAGCGAATAAAATTGCAGCGGGCGAAGTGGTTGAACGGCCAAGTTCTGTAGTAAAAGAATTGCTTGAAAATAGTATTGATGCAGGTGCGACAGAAATTAATGTTGAAGTTGTTGAGTCGGGTGTTACTTCTATACGTGTGGTAGATAATGGTTCTGGAATTTTACCGGACGATTTACCACTGACGTTCCATAGACATGCAACGAGTAAGTTGATTGAAGATGACGATCTATTTCATATTCGTACTTTAGGGTTTCGGGGTGAAGCGCTAGCCAGTATTGCATCCGTTGCGAAAGTGACATTACAAACATCTACAGATGGTGTCAATGGCTATGAAGTTTATGCTGAAGAAGGCGAAATTTTGTCGGAAAAACCTGCAAAAGCACGTAAAGGAACGGATATTCGTGTCGAATCTTTATTTTATAATACACCTGCACGTTTGAAATATATCAAGAGCCTATACACAGAGTTGGGAAAAATAACCGATATTGTCAACCGTATGGCAATGAGTCATCCTCAAATCCGGATGTCCTTAACAAATGATGGTAAAAAGATACTACAGACGAATGGATCAGGCCGGACAAATGAAGTCATGGCTGAAATTTATGGTATGAAAGTAGCACGCGATTTAGTACGTGTCGAAGGTGAAACGAGTGACTATCGTATATCTGGTTACGTCGCAAAACCTGAACATTCACGTAGCAATCGACATTATATATCTTTATTCATTAATGGGCGTTATATTAAAAATTTCTTGTTAAATAAAGCGGTGCAAGAAGGCTATCACACACTGATGATGATTGGGCGCTATCCTATTGTTTATTTGAATATTGAAATGGATCCCATTTTAGTTGATGTGAATGTGCATCCCACTAAATTAGAAGTACGTCTGTCGAAAGAGGATCAATTATTTGATCTCATTGTTCAAAAGATTCGAGAGGCTTTTAAAGACCAATTGCTCATACCACAAAATGACTTGAAATCTAAATATACACCTAAAAAAGTATTGCAACAATTTGAACAACAAAAAATGGCCTTTAATCAACAACAGGACGTTGCCTCTAAGCAAGATACGCAAGCACCGTCTTCAACTTCAACATCACAGTTGAAGGAGATGACTGTTGAGGAACCGCGTACATCATTTTCTGATTCATCTATGGATGTCATGCCTGACCAGCAAAACATACGACATCATCATGACAACGATTTTTCGATAGATGAGCGTAGACATTTTTCTGAATTGACTGGGAGTGACTCTGAGCATTTGCAGTCTGTCAATCGGCACGAAGCAGAACAAGAAGATACACCACAAACGATTGAGGCAACCTCTCGAACACAATCTAAACGACGTGTTCCGTACATGGAAGTGGTTGGACAAGTACATGGCACGTACATTATTGCGCAAAATGATCAAGGCATGTATTTAATTGACCAACATGCGGCCCAGGAACGAATTAAATATGAATATTATCGAGATAAAATCGGCGAAGTCAATAATGAAAATCAAAGTTTGCTCATTCCGCTTACTTTTAATTTTTCAAAAGATGAACAGCTCATCATTGAACAGTATCGGGATGCGTTAAAAACAGCGGGAATATTTTTAGAACCTTTCGGGGGACATGATTATATTGTCGATAGTTTCCCAGTTTGGTTCCCACAAGAAGACGTTGAGGGTACAATGCGCGATATGATCGAGTACGTCATTCGCCATAAAAAAATCGATATTGCAAAGTTTCGAGAAGAAGCGGCGATTATGATGAGTTGTAAGCGGTCTATTAAAGCAAACCACTATTTGAAATTGAACGAGATGGCAGATTTGGTCAATCAATTGGGAGAAATGGAAGATCCGTTTACTTGTCCGCATGGAAGACCGGTCATTATTCATTTCACAAATTATGAATTAGAACGTTTGTTTAAAAGGATTCAATAA
- a CDS encoding glycerol-3-phosphate responsive antiterminator → MKPHILPAIRSIKDLEKLFKTDYKTCVLLDTHIGHLNGIMKLIQQHQLKPFMHIDLIKGMSHDEFACEYIIQTYRPKGIVSTKTKVIKKAKALGVVTIFRVFIIDSHALARSIELIQRIEPDYVEVLPGIADKVIQEIHQKTGVTVIAGGLINTQDEVSRAIQSGAAYITTSEQSLW, encoded by the coding sequence ATGAAGCCACATATTTTACCAGCAATTCGATCGATTAAAGATTTGGAGAAGTTATTCAAAACGGATTACAAAACATGTGTATTATTAGACACACATATTGGTCATTTGAATGGCATTATGAAACTGATTCAACAACATCAATTAAAGCCATTTATGCACATTGACTTAATTAAAGGGATGAGTCATGATGAATTTGCTTGCGAATACATTATTCAAACTTATCGGCCCAAAGGTATTGTATCAACTAAAACGAAAGTGATTAAAAAAGCAAAAGCATTAGGTGTCGTAACGATTTTTCGTGTTTTTATCATTGATAGTCATGCTTTGGCACGGAGTATTGAACTCATCCAACGAATTGAACCTGATTATGTTGAAGTCTTACCTGGTATTGCAGATAAAGTGATTCAAGAAATTCATCAAAAAACCGGTGTAACCGTTATCGCGGGTGGACTCATCAATACACAAGACGAAGTTTCACGTGCGATTCAGAGTGGCGCAGCGTACATTACTACGAGTGAACAATCATTATGGTAA